The sequence CGCTCGCATCACGCACCACCTGAAGGACGGCAAGCCCAAGACGCTCACCCTCATCCTCCAAGAAATCGTCACCTGCTGAAGCCTTGTGGGTTCAGTGCACGGGGAGAGCGGAGCAGGTCCATCGACCCCGCATCATCCCGGCTTGCCGTACCCCAGGATTTCGTCCTCCTCGAACTCCACCACCCAGCCGCCCGGCAGGGCCATCGCGGAGAGCAGCTCGGACCGGCGGCGCAGCAGCTCGAACACCGGGAACTGCTCGGGCGGCACGCCGCTCACCGCCCCTGGGGGCATGATGAGCCAGCCGGAGTCCCCCGCTTCGGGTTCCAGCGCACGCGCCAGCGCCACCCGCTCGCTCTTCTCCCAGCCCGGCACCGCCGTCACCGTGTCGGTGAAGCGGGGGAAACGAGGCTCTGAGCCTCCTCGGGTTTTGTGGACACCGAAGATGAGGTGACCGAAGGATGTCCACAACGATGCCGAGAAGAGAGCGCAGAAAGTACACGCCGGAGTTCAAGGCCCGAGCGGTGAAGCTGGTACTGGAGCAGAGGCGACACGCGCATCGTGACCCTCGACGGGGGCCGCTTTCCTCGGGTTGTGCTCCCAGCGCGGGGTAAATTATGGCCAGGAGGCTACACATGTCGCGCTCGGCGGTCGTGCTGCTGTTCGTGTTGCACTCAGCGTGCAGCGCCTCAACGAGGGGTGCTGTACGCTTGGACACAGACCAGGGCGACCCCATCGTCCACACTCCGCTCCGTGACGTGGAGCCGGTGACGGTGAGCGAAAAGCAGTTCAAGAAGGCCGTCGCGCAACATGCCCCCTCTCCGTGCCCATCGTGGAGCGACCTCTGGAATACGCTGGGCGGCTGTTCGGAGTGCCCGAGCGAAGCGGCTGGTACCGGTACGAGGGCCACAGCCAGCGTCTTATGGCCTCAAAGCAGGAGAGCACCCGGAACATGCGCCTGTTGCCCGAGGACGCGGAGCTCAAGCGCCGCTACCTGCTGTGGTGTGAGCACACGTGGGGAAGCGGAGATTGCCT is a genomic window of Stigmatella erecta containing:
- a CDS encoding immunity protein Imm33 domain-containing protein; protein product: MWTSFGHLIFGVHKTRGGSEPRFPRFTDTVTAVPGWEKSERVALARALEPEAGDSGWLIMPPGAVSGVPPEQFPVFELLRRRSELLSAMALPGGWVVEFEEDEILGYGKPG